CTCAGCAGATTTAAGAATATTCCCAAACTTGTCACAACCTCCAGCAACTACAGCAATCGATCCAAGACTACCCGAAGCAAACAAACACCGAGGATGATTTATTCCTTCACTTTTAAACCAATTATGGTGAATCAAGCTATACTTCCACGTCACAAACCCAAATAACTCGCGCCCAAAAACAAGCAACTCACTGCCTACAGTTAGTGACTCCTTGTCCGCGTGATTAAAACACTCATCACATGGAATTTTAGGCAACTTCACCCACTTATTCCTCGTCGGATCAAACGCCTCCCACCCCCTCGGATCACAAACCATATACACCCAATGCTCCACAATCCCTAAATTCTTACGCAACTCGTACAAATACCCACTTTTCATTAGCTCACTAAACCTCACATTAAGACAAGATAACGCAGAATAATCCGATCTACAAGCCGAAGCAAGACAATTTAAAGCTACATCATCGTAAAGACCTGGAATAAGCGAATCACTCGACCCAAACTTAAAACCACCATCATAATCTCCTCTATCTTCCCCTTCACTTAACTTCTTCATTTTCAAACACATTTTCTTCTTAGAATCAAAATCCATCACTAACAAACTCTTTTACAATCAATCACATACCCACAAAAGTTTCGATTTTTCGCATTCTACCATACTCAATATTCATCAACCAAACCTCTACACCCTAACCTAAAAAGTTTCCAACTTTTCACATACCCACAAAAAATCTCATCTTTAATTTCAATACCTAACAAAAACCAACcaaaatcacaaccaaagattcAACATTTCACTTAAACAAAACAAACACAAATATCTACATACAAAACCCATCGAACTGCTGTAAAAACATCTGCATATGGACACACATCCGAACAGATTTAATATCTACACAAAGAATATATAAAGAGAACTATAGAGAcaatatatgtatgtatagaCAAAAGGGTATAGAGTTtgagatgaataccaaaaagGGTGTTGATCAAAATGATGAATATTACATCATCGGAAAAGTTTTACCGGCTAGGTGTCAACACTTTCCGGTGAAGTGTTTATATAGGTGTGGGTATGTAAGTATTGTTGGTTTCTTAAACTCTTTTCTTGAGAATAAGAGAAACTGAAACAGAATGTCTTGAAGAAAAAACAATATCGCAATTAGGTGCATCATGTTTGTTTCTTTTAGTATGGGTCCCCCCATATTGTCTTCATATTGCAAAAGGTTATAAtattgaaatattatttaaattactaatatttttaatgaaaataaaaataaagaatactcttaaaataaattttaaaaatatttttgaatttcaaattttcgAATGAGTGATAGCCCTTATATTACAATTTCGGAGAAAATGAACAAAAACTTACTTATACTGAAATATGACCTTTTTTATAATTCAAAAACGTAAAAGAAAATATATGTTTCCCATCAGAACaaaaaacacaagttaacaatAATCTCCTGTAAGAAGGTACAAGAGATCCATCATTGCACGAACACTTGTGGGCGAAATGCAAGTTTTTCTTGtgttaaaaaaatgaatttttttggGAACAAATAAATGTGTTTCTATACAATTTTAACGGTCCAATACCTAGGCTCATTATTATATacacttatttttaaaattctataTAAAGACATGTTTATTTTGCATTTATGAGTAATATAAAAGATCATTTTTCCTCTAATATTTTggatattttttcaaaaaaattgaGATTGAAAGCAATTTTACAAATATGATCTACACCTACTAAATAAATTTTCGGTTTCTGTTCAAATTAATTTTGAAGTTGATGACTAATAACATGTTTAttaattcttaacttttcaatATACTAAAATTTTGAACCTTAATAATTATATtgtataaattttaaattatctgttatggattaaaactaatatatataattgttgtatctaataataaggaacgtgagtttcaagactcgattttgactgctcttgtgtttcgtgactcaatctgccttaacaagatgcctacgtaccttgctgattgctaaggatcaagtcaaaaaacgtagttctgatctatGGGGTGAGGCCCattatatagatgtgggagtccttgaattggacttggtataggagacttggtggtcaagtctctgaattaggatagacttaggagtcctagggagtaggaagctgattccttatcccatgaggttccttggaggccaatctacaaggatttatatcctcactaggatttatcttaatagctgtttttctcccttatttattaattacgaaattaataaataatcagggtttttgggccttctttgttccattaggcctgatctgttccatcaggcctgatcgacatgttaacctttctggtctgaatgtcatacatcttcttattgggcctaggagcccataccttgtacaattaatgcaattTATACAAtaaggatttatttatccctatcatttgccccccaactttgggaaacattgattaggtttcgcagaagttaagtctattcattcccttacagggtttcatttttgcgtaaagtgtggagcgacctacacgtttacaacgattgttccttttattcaggaattatcttaatttccaggaatgtttcccttaattctgggattttccccttaatttctgatttttttccctaattttcctgggatttatccttaatttctggatttttgcctaattttctgggattatccttaattttctggattcttccctaatttttttgggatttatccttaattttctggattttttccctaattttctgggatttatccttaattttctggatttttccctaattttctgggatttatccttaattttctggatttattccttatttctgaaaatattagcatttttcagaaaatattttaaggaatttccttattttcctgtaattttccaagaatttttctttctttttcctttttttttaatacagatttcgaccaggaatccattcgaccaggatcctggtcgaattaaccttcagtaTGCCTTGGTCGACTGGATTTCGAGCAGGGTacattcgatcaggaatcctggtcgaatttcggccaggtTTTCCTCCCCCCAACTTTTTTTTTAATAGGATTTTCCCATCTTTGGTTGTTTAGGATTCttgttttttgaccgaattaaccatcttTGGTTGTTCAGGTCGACAGGATTTCGATCTTGATGttttcgatcaggaattcttTGTGTTTCTTGGTCGAATGGATCTAAATCTTGATCGAATTAAGTCTGTTTTTGAGCCTTAATCGAATTTTATTCGACCTCAAGcatttcgatcaggaattcttATGATTTCTGGTCGAGCTGGGTCAACAAGCAGGGTTAAAACTATTCCGGTATTTTTGACCAAGAATTTTGGTCAGAATTcttttcttgaccgaattagcccctTTTTTCATCCTTGGTCGAAGGAAATTCGACCTCAATGCATTCGGCTAGGATCTTGGTGAAAGTCCTGATCGAATGGGGTCAAGAGTTCAGAATATTTATTTTGACCCGGGCCCTTAATTTGGGCTGAATTTTCTGGGACCAACCCTTCAATGGGTTTTTAGCTAATTGGGCCCCTCCCTTATTGGGCTAACTTTTGTTTTTAACTgggctttttaaacacttgggcccttaactgggcttgattttttcaaggtttttctagaattgggcctcatttctgagcccaaattccaaactcttctaATATCTTTCTGGATTCTTTCAGAATCTTGAAAAAATCAagtttttcttttaatttttactAGAATTccctggataattccagaaccttcttattttttggggccaaatgggctttttaaggcccattgcccccttccttggctatataaaggtgggatgagagtgtgatttcctcacacctctcatttcacctctCTACTCCTTCCTCAAACTTTCTAAccttctcctctctcaaatcccctcctttagctttccaacctctccttcaggctttttccagcttgctaatggctgataagaattccgagagggcggccaaaatagcctcggcttcaaaacgaggtaaggatatcgagattcgttcttcgtatatgtctttaatcgatatgattaacactaggggggatgaatatccctccactgcacatctcgattcttttaatcattgtaatacttggcataacatagatttcgataaactaaatgcacgttataacgtccttccccctcttagattagttccagtctctggtggtgaccgtacttgccactggagacccgacactctctttatttacactgatgcccttaatgctggacttaggtttcctttccacccttttattcctcatcttttagctgatttacaaatcaacccgtgtcagcttcctccaaacgcttggaggaacattttatgttttatggtctgctgccttagggagggctttcctctttctgtaactatttttaggaaggtctttcagtgctataatagctcttctagcatttgtggttgggtctatgttaagcaaaggcccaaaagtaaagatatctttaacagcgcctctattcctgataacaatcaaaattggaggaatagtttcgttgggttacgttgggagaatggcgactggggcacactcttccgatcttccttcgggaaggttagcgatggtagcctcaaatccattcacttaactcccgaggaaactattatttataatgggcttactcaggacaatggcactactaccagctggactctcttagaggagttttccctcattcacgtgggactatcctctgtttctcaacagggtatttttcttcccttctcaactttatttcatttcatgcattattaacaccacttattttgttttttttgctttgttttgcagctactaaggagatcaacgaggacaATGTACCTCtcgttgaagagactgctaggatgaaaaAAGCTCGCCTTGCAGGCCTGGACACCCGAGGGAAGGCCACGGAGCCTAGCTTCTTGAGAaaacacaaggagcctatgggggaggcttcaactgaagtaGCTGAGGGCCACAACGCTCCCATCACTGCTGCTgttcctgctgctgctgctacaggcgccttccagcctctctggggatttcgccgaggggataccgtggttggatccacgaagcatgcttgggattggtcctaccatagcgtgactcccaaggactttactgatatggtggccacccctgaccttgagaggattaagctcatgggagctcagtctctggcttcagtatgccttctctcttttgaacttatctttcgttcttgtagcattttcttgccttatactttgttgattgttttatttcagtctaacgcctattttcaaggcgctgtgaggcaagccgagtcatggaagtgGGCTTCTGATAAGCCCGATAATGCCCttaggaggcaacagaagaagtattctaccctggagaagaagctcaagcgcaaggaggaggaactcggagagtctaacgccgagctggtggtacttcgggcgaaaaaggataaagctatagacaactatctggactcagAGGAGTTttcccaatccatgaggattagggatgattcagtctttcccgggttttttaggactagttgggacacggcccttgggaccgtgaacgaggcttgtcctgatattaacccggcggactatgtctgccctgatgacgaggctttgctatagaggtttcgtacccaagtagttgtctcggatcatgttcctcaggatccactccttcctcctcccgagtcttcttccagacctgctgaggacgatagctcttcctcctcctccgagacgacagagacatccagcgagagcggagaggacaatgatatggatgccgagggtacctcagctccttagagctttttcagccctgcgtggcttgtcttattttcgagactttatttatcgaacttcttgtaatatttatccgatctattttgtttatcaccttttatg
This genomic interval from Apium graveolens cultivar Ventura chromosome 8, ASM990537v1, whole genome shotgun sequence contains the following:
- the LOC141678894 gene encoding F-box/kelch-repeat protein At5g60570-like — translated: MDFDSKKKMCLKMKKLSEGEDRGDYDGGFKFGSSDSLIPGLYDDVALNCLASACRSDYSALSCLNVRFSELMKSGYLYELRKNLGIVEHWVYMVCDPRGWEAFDPTRNKWVKLPKIPCDECFNHADKESLTVGSELLVFGRELFGFVTWKYSLIHHNWFKSEGINHPRCLFASGSLGSIAVVAGGCDKFGNILKSAELYDSSTGGWEMLPNMHSPRKLSSGFFMDEKFYVIGGMTSNTDSLTCGEELDLKTMKWRRIEGMYPNVNKAAQAPPLVAVVDNQLYAVEYLTNNVIKYDKEKNKWDVLGRLPVRADYSNGWGLAFKAYGKQLLVVGGQRTQEGEAIVLNSWCPKSGVKDGSLDWKVLGVKEKVGVFVYNCAIMGC